A stretch of DNA from Deinococcus multiflagellatus:
GAACGCCGGGCAGACCCCCGCGCCCGGCACCCCCTCAGCCGAGCCGGATGCGCCCGCCACCGCCAGCGATCCCCAGACGGCCAACCGTGTGGCGGCGGCCCAGCTGGAAAGCCAGAAGGAACAGGCGGCGGCCCCCCCGGCCCCCTCTCCATCAACCGTCAACCATCCACCATCAACGTCTATCACTCTGCCAGACGTGGGCGACAACATCGAGCAGGGCACCGTGGTGACCGTGCTGGTGAACCCCGGCGACAGCGTGAAAGAAGGCCAGCCGGTCATTGAGATCGAGACCGACAAGGCGGTGGTGGAGGTGCCCGCCAACGCCAGCGGCACTGTGCAGGCCGTGAACGTGAAGGTCGGTGACACGGTGAAGGTCGGCGGTGTGATTGCCACGCTGGGCGGCGGCGCTGCGCCAGTGGCCCCTGCCGCTCCCGCTGGCACCCCAGCCTCGGCGCCGGCCCCCAGCGCCCCGGCCCAGGCTTCTGCCGCTGCGCCGGCCGTGTCCAGCCTGAGCACCCAGACCCCCACCCCGCCCGGCGCGGCCAGCCTGCCCCCGGAGCGGGCCCACCCGCCCACTCAGGCCCCCGGCGCCGAGCGGCCCTACAACACCCAGAGCTATGACGGCCGCCCCATCATTCCCGCCGCGCCCAGCGTGCGCCGACTGGCCCGTGAAATCGGCGTGGACCTGCGCGCGGTGCACGGCACCGGCATTGCCGGCCGCATCAGCGAAGAGGACGTGCGCCGCTCGGCTGGCACGCCCAGCGTCCCGGCGGCGGCAGCAGCAGCCCCACAATCCCATCAACCATCAACGGTCACCCCTCAACCCGCCGCGCCCCTGCCCGACTTCAGCAAGTGGGGCGGCGTGACCCGCGAGGACATGAGCGGCATCCGCAAGGCCACCGTGCGCTCTATGACGGTGAGCACGCAGATTCCGATGGTCACGCACTTCGACAAGGCCGACGTGACGGTCATGGAAGAGGTGCGCAAGCGTTTCGGCGCCCGGGTGGAGAAGGCCGGCGGCAAGCTCACCATGACCCACATCCTGATGAAGGTGGTGGCCAACGCCCTGCGCAAGTTCCCCAAGTTCGGCGCCAGCCTGGACCTGGAGAACAACCAGATCATCTTCAAGGATTACGTGAACATCGGCGTGGCCGTGGACACCCCGGTGGGCCTGCTGGTGCCGGTGGTCAAGGACGCCGACCGCAAGAGCATCACCGAACTGGTGCTGGAGCTGAGCGAACTGGCCGGCCGCGCCCGCGAGCGCAAACT
This window harbors:
- the aceF gene encoding dihydrolipoyllysine-residue acetyltransferase — its product is MATELKLPDVGDNIEQGTVVTVLVNPGDTIQAGQPIIEIETDKAVVEVPAESGGTVEAVNVKVGDTVKVGGVIATLGGGAAPGDANAGQTPAPGTPSAEPDAPATASDPQTANRVAAAQLESQKEQAAAPPAPSPSTVNHPPSTSITLPDVGDNIEQGTVVTVLVNPGDSVKEGQPVIEIETDKAVVEVPANASGTVQAVNVKVGDTVKVGGVIATLGGGAAPVAPAAPAGTPASAPAPSAPAQASAAAPAVSSLSTQTPTPPGAASLPPERAHPPTQAPGAERPYNTQSYDGRPIIPAAPSVRRLAREIGVDLRAVHGTGIAGRISEEDVRRSAGTPSVPAAAAAAPQSHQPSTVTPQPAAPLPDFSKWGGVTREDMSGIRKATVRSMTVSTQIPMVTHFDKADVTVMEEVRKRFGARVEKAGGKLTMTHILMKVVANALRKFPKFGASLDLENNQIIFKDYVNIGVAVDTPVGLLVPVVKDADRKSITELVLELSELAGRARERKLKPDEMQGATFTISNLGGIGGHAFTPIVNSPEVAILGVSRGGMEPVWNKETGTFEPRNMLPLSLTYDHRLIDGADAARFVRFIAESLEDPFLISL